The Primulina eburnea isolate SZY01 chromosome 13, ASM2296580v1, whole genome shotgun sequence genome includes a region encoding these proteins:
- the LOC140810939 gene encoding bifunctional riboflavin kinase/FMN phosphatase-like isoform X2, whose translation MENSCPKTRVFAVIFDLDGTLLNTEQLTKDILKNFLAKYGKIQDNEKEKKRLGMTQKESAIAIVNDYDLPLTPEQFTREILPMYYGKWKEAKPLPGAERLMRHLHKHGIQFALASNSLSKNIDGKISHHDGWKERFVTILGSDQVKSGKPSPDIVGVKAGKSAKMKVVAVPSLQIGTDTFSVADSILHSLLEFQPELWGLPQFEDWVGKTLPIEPINLSGIFTDGLFHAYADNSLTVLPDQIWGLYLGWVKFDELKVSKAVISIGWSLGCCNSERKINVSILDGSNHNVYDGKMQLLIVGYLQRSISEDNILILNNLDILDEDKVTADAALSLPAFSHKLCKSFKREDYVVDDFCVESEI comes from the exons ATGGAGAATTCATGTCCAAAGACTCGTGTTTTCGCTGTTATATTTGATTTGGATGGGACCCTTTTGAATACAG AGCAACTGACTAAGGACATTCTGAAGAATTTCTTGGCTAAATATGGGAAGATCCAGGACAATGAGAAGGAAAAGAAGAGATTGGGAATGACGCAGAAAGAATCAGCTATAGCAATTGTGAATGATTATGATCTTCCCTTGACTCCGGAACAATTTACTCGAGAAATCCTGCCAATGTACTATGGAAA GTGGAAAGAGGCAAAACCGCTTCCTGGTGCTGAGCGTCTTATGAGACATCTTCACAAACATGGAATACAGTTTGCACTCGCATCAAATTCTTTGAGTAAAAACATTGACGGAAAAATATCACACCATGATG gttggaaagaacgctttgTTACCATTCTTGGAAGTGACCAGGTCAAGTCAGGGAAGCCCTCTCCGGATAT AGTGGGAGTAAAAGCAGGAAAGTCTGCTAAAATGAAGGTAGTAGCAGTGCCGTCACTCCAAATTGGAACAGATACATTTTCTGTTGCAGATTCCATACTTCACTCACTCCTAGAGTTCCAGCCAGAACTATGGGGTCTTCCACAATTCGAAGACT GGGTTGGAAAAACTTTGCCTATCGAACCTATTAATCTATCAGGCATCTTTACCGATGGGCTTTTTCATGCATATGCAG ATAATAGCCTTACAGTGCTCCCTGATCAAATCTGGGGACTTTACCTTGGCTGGGTCAAATTTGATGAGCTGAAAGTCTCAAAAGCTGTAATCAGCATAGGTTGGAGCCTTGGTTGTTGCAACTCTGAGAGAAAAATT AATGTTTCTATACTAGATGGAAGCAATCACAACGTTTACGATGGTAAGATGCAGTTGTTGATTGTGGGCTACCTTCAAAGGTCGATAAGTGAG GACAACATATTGATTTTGAACAACCTCGACATACTCGATGAAGATAAAGTGACTGCTGATGCTGCTTTGAGTTTGCCTGCATTTTCCCACAAATTATGCAAATCTTTCAAACGTGAAGATTATGTTGTAGATGATTTCTGTGTTGAGTCGGAAATCTGA
- the LOC140809212 gene encoding SNF1-related protein kinase regulatory subunit gamma-1-like, which produces MVMEESETPRSPEAEVGMQVEDLWDIQEQQLTPTEKLNACFESIPVSAFPPAPPTQVIEISSDTNLAEAVKLLARHKILSAPVVDVKAPEDASWIDRYIGVVEFAGIVVWILHQSERMEGSKTAFDSALSDTEDATASAVATAANGMSSPRFKSMHPDSPTATCGKFFETLTSSDFYRNTKVGDISGSFRWAPFLALQKANSFLTMLLLLSKYRMKSVPVVDLGEAKVDNIITQSAVIHMLKECAGLHWFESWGSKKLFELGLPLMKPRQLIKVNEDEPVLQAFKLMRQKGVGGVPVVENGGSKAIGNISIRDIQFLLIAPQIYREYRSITAKNFLTTVRSYLEEEHEKESPLLIGMVTCRRDDTLKEVIMKLDSMKIHRIYVEDGDGNLQGVITLRDIISKLVHEPRGYFGDFFDGVLPLPANSRV; this is translated from the exons ATGGTGATGGAAGAAAGCGAAACGCCGAGGAGCCCAGAAGCTGAGGTGGGTATGCAAGTGGAAGATTTATGGGATATTCAAGAACAGCAGCTGACACCTACTGAGAAGCTTAACGCTTGTTTTGAGAGTATTCCTGTTTCCGCCTTCCCCCCTGCTCCTCCTACCCAAG TTATTGAGATAAGTTCGGATACAAATCTAGCCGAAGCCGTTAAATTACTTGCACGTCATAAAATCCTTAGTGCACCAGTTGTGGATGTGAAAGCACCAGAAGACGCGAGTTGGATTGACCGATATATTGGCGTTGTAGAGTTTGCTGGCATAGTTGTTTGGATATTACATCAG TCTGAGAGGATGGAAGGCAGCAAAACTGCCTTTGATTCTGCCTTAAGCGACACAGAAGATGCTACTGCCTCAGCTGTTGCCACAGCCGCAAATGGAATGTCATCTCCACGGTTTAAAAGTATGCACCCCGACTCTCCCACAGCAACTTGCGGGAAATTTTTTGAGACGCTCACTTCTTCTGATTTCTACAGGAACACCAAG GTTGGCGATATTTCTGGATCTTTTCGTTGGGCTCCATTTCTAGCTCTGCAGAAAGCAAACTCTTTTTTGACGATGCTCCTGCTGCTATCAAAATACAGAATGAAAAGTGTTCCTGTGGTTGATTTAGGAGAAGCAAAGGTTGATAATATTATCACTCAGAGTGCTGTTATTCACATGCTTAAAGAATGTGCTGGACTTCATTGGTTTGAGAGCTGGGGTTCGAAGAAACTGTTTGAACTCGGTCTTCCCCTTATGAAACCTAGACAACTCATCAAG GTAAATGAAGACGAGCCTGTGCTGCAGGCATTTAAATTGATGAGGCAGAAAGGAGTTGGAGGGGTGCCGGTGGTTGAAAATGGAGGAAGCAAGGCAATTGGTAATATAAGCATCAGGGATATCCAATTCCTTCTTATTGCACCACAAATTTACAGGGAATACAG ATCTATCACTGCAAAGAACTTCTTGACAACAGTTAGAAGCTATCTGGAGGAGGAGCATGAGAAGGAGTCGCCACTGTTGATTGGCATGGTAACATGCCGGAGAGACGATACTTTAAAAGAAGTCATAATGAAGCTCGACTCAATGAAGATCCACCGAATATATGTGGAGGATGGAGATGGAAACCTGCAGGGTGTCATAACCCTGAGGGACATAATCTCAAAGTTAGTACACGAGCCTCGGGGTTATTTCGGGGATTTCTTCGATGGAGTCTTGCCACTGCCTGCAAATAGCAGGGTTTAA
- the LOC140810938 gene encoding ribonuclease J-like isoform X2, translated as MEDSVKRKMEQFYEGSDGPPLRILPIGGLGEIGMNCMLVGNYDRYILIDAGVMFPDYDELGVQKIIPDTTFIKKWSHKIEAVVITHGHEDHIGALPWVIPALDAHTPIFASSFTMELIKKRLKEFGILVPSRLKVFKTRRRFVAGPFEVEPITVTHSIPDCAGLVFRCADGTILHTGDWKIDESPLDGKVFDRVALEELSKEGVTLMMSDSTNVLSPGRTLSETVVANSLLRHISSATGRVITTQFASNIHRLGSVKAAADLTGRKLVFVGMSLRTYLDAAWRDGKAPIDPSTLVKVEDIDAYAPKDLLIVTTGSQAEPRAALNLASYGSSHSLKLNKDDLILYSAKVIPGNETRVMKMLNRVSEIGSTIVMGKNEMLHTSGHAYREELEEVLKIVKPQHFLPIHGELLFLKEHELLGKSTGIRHTAVIKNGEMLGVSHLRSRRVLSNGFSSLGKQNLQLMYNDGDKAFGTAAELCIDERMRIAFDGIIVVSMEILRPQATDDSVEKALKGKIRITTRCLWLDKGKLLDALHKAAHAALSSCPVNCPLAHMERIVSEGLRKIVRKYSSKRPEVIAIAFENPVAVVADEINAKLSGKWHINSEISTSRKSVDGQINKRQPIDLLEEDGNSLAIARNTTELELEVNNETVPHEDEMMSDSDLPESAPSADESEDFWKSFLTSSVLNQSKGNGDLLPEEEQKEKAQQKSIKLDSGLPNSSLRTTTTTKRNKWKPEEVKKIIKFRGELHSRFQVLRGRMALWEEISSNLLSDGFTRSPGQCKSLWASLVQKYEESKTEMKMQKSWPYFEDMKKILSDRETKASK; from the exons ATGGAGGATTCTGTTAAACGCAAGATGGAGCAATTTTACGAAGGATCTGATGGACCTCCTTTACGTATACTACCAATAGGCGGTCTTGGAGAAATTGGGATGAATTGCATGCTTGTTGGAAATTATGATCGTTATATTTTGATTGATGCTGGTGTAATGTTCCCAGA CTATGATGAGCTTGGTGTCCAGAAGATTATTCCTGATACCACTTTTATTAAAAAATGGAGTCACAAAATTGAAGCAGTAGTAATTACACATGGGCATGAAGATCACATTGGTGCGTTGCCTTGG GTCATCCCAGCTTTGGATGCTCACACACCAATATTTGCTTCGTCCTTCACGATGGAG CTTATCAAAAAGCGTCTAAAGGAGTTTGGGATTTTGGTTCCATCCAGGCTAAAGGTTTTCAAGACACGAAGAAGATTTGTTGCTGGACCATTTGAAGTCGAACCAATTACAGTCACACACTCAATTCCTGATTGTGCTGGGTTGGTTTTCCGCTGTGCTGATGGTACTATTCTTCACACGGGAGATTGGAAG ATAGATGAGTCTCCATTGGATGGGAAAGTTTTTGATCGTGTGGCATTGGAAGAGCTCTCAAAGGAAGGAGTAACTTTG ATGATGAGTGATTCAACAAATGTACTGTCTCCTGGAAGGACACTTAGCGAGACAGTTGTGGCAAATTCATTATTGAGGCATATTTCATCCGCCACAGGAAGGGTAATAACTACTCAGTTTGCATCAAATATTCACCGCTTAGGAAGTGTAAAAGCAGCAGCCGATTTAACTGGCCGAAAGCTG GTGTTTGTTGGTATGTCCTTGAGGACATACCTGGATGCTGCATGGAGAGATGGAAAGGCACCCATCGATCCATCAACTTTG GTGAAAGTGGAAGATATTGATGCTTATGCCCCAAAGGACTTGCTAATTGTCACAACTGGTTCTCAA GCTGAACCACGTGCTGCACTGAATCTTGCATCATATGGAAGTAGTCATTCTCTCAAGTTGAACAAAGACGATTTGATTTTATATTCTGCGAAG GTAATCCCAGGTAATGAGACAAGAGTAATGAAAATGCTGAATCGTGTATCTGAAATTGGATCGACAATAGTGATGGGAAAAAATGAGATGCTGCATACATCTGGTCATGCCTATCGTGAAGAACTG GAAGAAGTGCTTAAAATTGTTAAGCCGCAACACTTTCTACCCATTCACGGAGAACTCTTATTCTTGAAAGAACATGAACTGCTGGGGAAGTCAACTGGCATTCGGCATACTGCA GTTATAAAGAACGGGGAAATGCTAGGTGTGTCACATTTGAGGAGTAGAAGGGTCCTCTCAAACGGCTTTTCTTCCCTGGGTAAACAGAATCTGCAG TTGATGTACAATGATGGTGACAAAGCATTTGGTACAGCAGCTGAACTGTGCATTGACGAAAGAATGAGGATAGCTTTTGATGGAATTATAGTGGTCAG TATGGAAATTTTGCGCCCTCAAGCAACGGATGATTCAGTCGAGAAGGctttaaaaggaaaaataagAATTACTACACGATGCTTATGGCTTGACAAAGGAAAACTCTTAGACGCACTTCATAAAGCGGCGCATGCTGCACTGTCGAGCTGTCCTGTAAATTGCCCTCTGGCCCACATGGAAAGAATAGTTTCTGAAGGTTTGAGAAAAATTGTGAGGAAATACAGCAGCAAAAGACCTGAAGTCATTGCAATTGCGTTTGAAAATCCAGTTGCAGTTGTAGCTGATGAGATCAATGCAAAACTATCTGGGAAGTGGCATATTAATTCTGAGATTTCAACTTCGAGAAAATCGGTCGATGGGCAGATAAATAAGAGACAACCTATTGATTTACTTGAGGAAGATGGAAACAGCCTTGCAATTGCGAGAAACACCACAGAACTAGAATTGGAAG TTAATAATGAGACAGTTCCTCACGAAGACGAAATGATGTCTGATTCTGACTTGCCTGAGAGTGCTCCCAGTGCTGACGAGTCTGAAGATTTCTGGAAGTCATTTTTAACCTCATCAGTTCTCAATCAATCCAAAGGGAACGGAGATTTGCTTCCAGAAGAGGAACAAAAAGAAAAAGCCCAACAGAAAAGCATTAAACTCGATTCTGGCCTGCCAAATTCTAGTCTAAGAACCACTACGACCAcaaaaagaaacaaatggaaacCCGAAGAGGTGaagaaaattatcaaatttcgTGGGGAACTTCACAGCAGGTTCCAAGTCCTCAGGGGGCGAATGGCTCTTTGGGAAGAGATATCTTCAAATCTCTTGTCTGACGGATTTACTCGAAGTCCAGGACAGTGTAAATCTTTGTGGGCGTCTTTAGTTCAGAAATACGAG GAAAGTAAAACTGAGATGAAAATGCAGAAGAGCTGGCCATATTTTGAGGATATGAAAAAGATCTTATCTGATCGGGAGACGAAGGCATCCAAATGA
- the LOC140810938 gene encoding ribonuclease J-like isoform X3: MGMKITLVIPALDAHTPIFASSFTMELIKKRLKEFGILVPSRLKVFKTRRRFVAGPFEVEPITVTHSIPDCAGLVFRCADGTILHTGDWKIDESPLDGKVFDRVALEELSKEGVTLMMSDSTNVLSPGRTLSETVVANSLLRHISSATGRVITTQFASNIHRLGSVKAAADLTGRKLVFVGMSLRTYLDAAWRDGKAPIDPSTLVKVEDIDAYAPKDLLIVTTGSQAEPRAALNLASYGSSHSLKLNKDDLILYSAKVIPGNETRVMKMLNRVSEIGSTIVMGKNEMLHTSGHAYREELEEVLKIVKPQHFLPIHGELLFLKEHELLGKSTGIRHTAVIKNGEMLGVSHLRSRRVLSNGFSSLGKQNLQLMYNDGDKAFGTAAELCIDERMRIAFDGIIVVSMEILRPQATDDSVEKALKGKIRITTRCLWLDKGKLLDALHKAAHAALSSCPVNCPLAHMERIVSEGLRKIVRKYSSKRPEVIAIAFENPVAVVADEINAKLSGKWHINSEISTSRKSVDGQINKRQPIDLLEEDGNSLAIARNTTELELEVNNETVPHEDEMMSDSDLPESAPSADESEDFWKSFLTSSVLNQSKGNGDLLPEEEQKEKAQQKSIKLDSGLPNSSLRTTTTTKRNKWKPEEVKKIIKFRGELHSRFQVLRGRMALWEEISSNLLSDGFTRSPGQCKSLWASLVQKYEESKTEMKMQKSWPYFEDMKKILSDRETKASK, translated from the exons ATGGGCATGAAGATCACATTG GTCATCCCAGCTTTGGATGCTCACACACCAATATTTGCTTCGTCCTTCACGATGGAG CTTATCAAAAAGCGTCTAAAGGAGTTTGGGATTTTGGTTCCATCCAGGCTAAAGGTTTTCAAGACACGAAGAAGATTTGTTGCTGGACCATTTGAAGTCGAACCAATTACAGTCACACACTCAATTCCTGATTGTGCTGGGTTGGTTTTCCGCTGTGCTGATGGTACTATTCTTCACACGGGAGATTGGAAG ATAGATGAGTCTCCATTGGATGGGAAAGTTTTTGATCGTGTGGCATTGGAAGAGCTCTCAAAGGAAGGAGTAACTTTG ATGATGAGTGATTCAACAAATGTACTGTCTCCTGGAAGGACACTTAGCGAGACAGTTGTGGCAAATTCATTATTGAGGCATATTTCATCCGCCACAGGAAGGGTAATAACTACTCAGTTTGCATCAAATATTCACCGCTTAGGAAGTGTAAAAGCAGCAGCCGATTTAACTGGCCGAAAGCTG GTGTTTGTTGGTATGTCCTTGAGGACATACCTGGATGCTGCATGGAGAGATGGAAAGGCACCCATCGATCCATCAACTTTG GTGAAAGTGGAAGATATTGATGCTTATGCCCCAAAGGACTTGCTAATTGTCACAACTGGTTCTCAA GCTGAACCACGTGCTGCACTGAATCTTGCATCATATGGAAGTAGTCATTCTCTCAAGTTGAACAAAGACGATTTGATTTTATATTCTGCGAAG GTAATCCCAGGTAATGAGACAAGAGTAATGAAAATGCTGAATCGTGTATCTGAAATTGGATCGACAATAGTGATGGGAAAAAATGAGATGCTGCATACATCTGGTCATGCCTATCGTGAAGAACTG GAAGAAGTGCTTAAAATTGTTAAGCCGCAACACTTTCTACCCATTCACGGAGAACTCTTATTCTTGAAAGAACATGAACTGCTGGGGAAGTCAACTGGCATTCGGCATACTGCA GTTATAAAGAACGGGGAAATGCTAGGTGTGTCACATTTGAGGAGTAGAAGGGTCCTCTCAAACGGCTTTTCTTCCCTGGGTAAACAGAATCTGCAG TTGATGTACAATGATGGTGACAAAGCATTTGGTACAGCAGCTGAACTGTGCATTGACGAAAGAATGAGGATAGCTTTTGATGGAATTATAGTGGTCAG TATGGAAATTTTGCGCCCTCAAGCAACGGATGATTCAGTCGAGAAGGctttaaaaggaaaaataagAATTACTACACGATGCTTATGGCTTGACAAAGGAAAACTCTTAGACGCACTTCATAAAGCGGCGCATGCTGCACTGTCGAGCTGTCCTGTAAATTGCCCTCTGGCCCACATGGAAAGAATAGTTTCTGAAGGTTTGAGAAAAATTGTGAGGAAATACAGCAGCAAAAGACCTGAAGTCATTGCAATTGCGTTTGAAAATCCAGTTGCAGTTGTAGCTGATGAGATCAATGCAAAACTATCTGGGAAGTGGCATATTAATTCTGAGATTTCAACTTCGAGAAAATCGGTCGATGGGCAGATAAATAAGAGACAACCTATTGATTTACTTGAGGAAGATGGAAACAGCCTTGCAATTGCGAGAAACACCACAGAACTAGAATTGGAAG TTAATAATGAGACAGTTCCTCACGAAGACGAAATGATGTCTGATTCTGACTTGCCTGAGAGTGCTCCCAGTGCTGACGAGTCTGAAGATTTCTGGAAGTCATTTTTAACCTCATCAGTTCTCAATCAATCCAAAGGGAACGGAGATTTGCTTCCAGAAGAGGAACAAAAAGAAAAAGCCCAACAGAAAAGCATTAAACTCGATTCTGGCCTGCCAAATTCTAGTCTAAGAACCACTACGACCAcaaaaagaaacaaatggaaacCCGAAGAGGTGaagaaaattatcaaatttcgTGGGGAACTTCACAGCAGGTTCCAAGTCCTCAGGGGGCGAATGGCTCTTTGGGAAGAGATATCTTCAAATCTCTTGTCTGACGGATTTACTCGAAGTCCAGGACAGTGTAAATCTTTGTGGGCGTCTTTAGTTCAGAAATACGAG GAAAGTAAAACTGAGATGAAAATGCAGAAGAGCTGGCCATATTTTGAGGATATGAAAAAGATCTTATCTGATCGGGAGACGAAGGCATCCAAATGA
- the LOC140810939 gene encoding bifunctional riboflavin kinase/FMN phosphatase-like isoform X1, which translates to MENSCPKTRVFAVIFDLDGTLLNTEQLTKDILKNFLAKYGKIQDNEKEKKRLGMTQKESAIAIVNDYDLPLTPEQFTREILPMYYGKWKEAKPLPGAERLMRHLHKHGIQFALASNSLSKNIDGKISHHDGWKERFVTILGSDQVKSGKPSPDIYIEAATRMGVDPLHCLVIEDSLVGVKAGKSAKMKVVAVPSLQIGTDTFSVADSILHSLLEFQPELWGLPQFEDWVGKTLPIEPINLSGIFTDGLFHAYADNSLTVLPDQIWGLYLGWVKFDELKVSKAVISIGWSLGCCNSERKINVSILDGSNHNVYDGKMQLLIVGYLQRSISEDNILILNNLDILDEDKVTADAALSLPAFSHKLCKSFKREDYVVDDFCVESEI; encoded by the exons ATGGAGAATTCATGTCCAAAGACTCGTGTTTTCGCTGTTATATTTGATTTGGATGGGACCCTTTTGAATACAG AGCAACTGACTAAGGACATTCTGAAGAATTTCTTGGCTAAATATGGGAAGATCCAGGACAATGAGAAGGAAAAGAAGAGATTGGGAATGACGCAGAAAGAATCAGCTATAGCAATTGTGAATGATTATGATCTTCCCTTGACTCCGGAACAATTTACTCGAGAAATCCTGCCAATGTACTATGGAAA GTGGAAAGAGGCAAAACCGCTTCCTGGTGCTGAGCGTCTTATGAGACATCTTCACAAACATGGAATACAGTTTGCACTCGCATCAAATTCTTTGAGTAAAAACATTGACGGAAAAATATCACACCATGATG gttggaaagaacgctttgTTACCATTCTTGGAAGTGACCAGGTCAAGTCAGGGAAGCCCTCTCCGGATAT ATACATTGAAGCTGCAACTAGAATGGGAGTCGATCCACTGCATTGTCTTGTGATAGAAGATTCTCT AGTGGGAGTAAAAGCAGGAAAGTCTGCTAAAATGAAGGTAGTAGCAGTGCCGTCACTCCAAATTGGAACAGATACATTTTCTGTTGCAGATTCCATACTTCACTCACTCCTAGAGTTCCAGCCAGAACTATGGGGTCTTCCACAATTCGAAGACT GGGTTGGAAAAACTTTGCCTATCGAACCTATTAATCTATCAGGCATCTTTACCGATGGGCTTTTTCATGCATATGCAG ATAATAGCCTTACAGTGCTCCCTGATCAAATCTGGGGACTTTACCTTGGCTGGGTCAAATTTGATGAGCTGAAAGTCTCAAAAGCTGTAATCAGCATAGGTTGGAGCCTTGGTTGTTGCAACTCTGAGAGAAAAATT AATGTTTCTATACTAGATGGAAGCAATCACAACGTTTACGATGGTAAGATGCAGTTGTTGATTGTGGGCTACCTTCAAAGGTCGATAAGTGAG GACAACATATTGATTTTGAACAACCTCGACATACTCGATGAAGATAAAGTGACTGCTGATGCTGCTTTGAGTTTGCCTGCATTTTCCCACAAATTATGCAAATCTTTCAAACGTGAAGATTATGTTGTAGATGATTTCTGTGTTGAGTCGGAAATCTGA
- the LOC140810938 gene encoding ribonuclease J-like isoform X1 encodes MASLGVIPVCPHKLLWYQAKPGRSSISCCESAPSIKRVRNSKAHQGRSGRTEGPGKSMEDSVKRKMEQFYEGSDGPPLRILPIGGLGEIGMNCMLVGNYDRYILIDAGVMFPDYDELGVQKIIPDTTFIKKWSHKIEAVVITHGHEDHIGALPWVIPALDAHTPIFASSFTMELIKKRLKEFGILVPSRLKVFKTRRRFVAGPFEVEPITVTHSIPDCAGLVFRCADGTILHTGDWKIDESPLDGKVFDRVALEELSKEGVTLMMSDSTNVLSPGRTLSETVVANSLLRHISSATGRVITTQFASNIHRLGSVKAAADLTGRKLVFVGMSLRTYLDAAWRDGKAPIDPSTLVKVEDIDAYAPKDLLIVTTGSQAEPRAALNLASYGSSHSLKLNKDDLILYSAKVIPGNETRVMKMLNRVSEIGSTIVMGKNEMLHTSGHAYREELEEVLKIVKPQHFLPIHGELLFLKEHELLGKSTGIRHTAVIKNGEMLGVSHLRSRRVLSNGFSSLGKQNLQLMYNDGDKAFGTAAELCIDERMRIAFDGIIVVSMEILRPQATDDSVEKALKGKIRITTRCLWLDKGKLLDALHKAAHAALSSCPVNCPLAHMERIVSEGLRKIVRKYSSKRPEVIAIAFENPVAVVADEINAKLSGKWHINSEISTSRKSVDGQINKRQPIDLLEEDGNSLAIARNTTELELEVNNETVPHEDEMMSDSDLPESAPSADESEDFWKSFLTSSVLNQSKGNGDLLPEEEQKEKAQQKSIKLDSGLPNSSLRTTTTTKRNKWKPEEVKKIIKFRGELHSRFQVLRGRMALWEEISSNLLSDGFTRSPGQCKSLWASLVQKYEESKTEMKMQKSWPYFEDMKKILSDRETKASK; translated from the exons ATGGCCTCTTTGGGTGTAATTCCAGTATGTCCCCACAAGCTCTTATGGTATCAAGCAAAACCCGGGAGAAGTTCCATTTCTTGCTGTGAATCAGCTCCTTCCATAAAGC GTGTCCGTAACTCCAAAGCACATCAGGGAAGGTCGGGGAGAACAGAAGGACCTGGAAAGAGTATGGAGGATTCTGTTAAACGCAAGATGGAGCAATTTTACGAAGGATCTGATGGACCTCCTTTACGTATACTACCAATAGGCGGTCTTGGAGAAATTGGGATGAATTGCATGCTTGTTGGAAATTATGATCGTTATATTTTGATTGATGCTGGTGTAATGTTCCCAGA CTATGATGAGCTTGGTGTCCAGAAGATTATTCCTGATACCACTTTTATTAAAAAATGGAGTCACAAAATTGAAGCAGTAGTAATTACACATGGGCATGAAGATCACATTGGTGCGTTGCCTTGG GTCATCCCAGCTTTGGATGCTCACACACCAATATTTGCTTCGTCCTTCACGATGGAG CTTATCAAAAAGCGTCTAAAGGAGTTTGGGATTTTGGTTCCATCCAGGCTAAAGGTTTTCAAGACACGAAGAAGATTTGTTGCTGGACCATTTGAAGTCGAACCAATTACAGTCACACACTCAATTCCTGATTGTGCTGGGTTGGTTTTCCGCTGTGCTGATGGTACTATTCTTCACACGGGAGATTGGAAG ATAGATGAGTCTCCATTGGATGGGAAAGTTTTTGATCGTGTGGCATTGGAAGAGCTCTCAAAGGAAGGAGTAACTTTG ATGATGAGTGATTCAACAAATGTACTGTCTCCTGGAAGGACACTTAGCGAGACAGTTGTGGCAAATTCATTATTGAGGCATATTTCATCCGCCACAGGAAGGGTAATAACTACTCAGTTTGCATCAAATATTCACCGCTTAGGAAGTGTAAAAGCAGCAGCCGATTTAACTGGCCGAAAGCTG GTGTTTGTTGGTATGTCCTTGAGGACATACCTGGATGCTGCATGGAGAGATGGAAAGGCACCCATCGATCCATCAACTTTG GTGAAAGTGGAAGATATTGATGCTTATGCCCCAAAGGACTTGCTAATTGTCACAACTGGTTCTCAA GCTGAACCACGTGCTGCACTGAATCTTGCATCATATGGAAGTAGTCATTCTCTCAAGTTGAACAAAGACGATTTGATTTTATATTCTGCGAAG GTAATCCCAGGTAATGAGACAAGAGTAATGAAAATGCTGAATCGTGTATCTGAAATTGGATCGACAATAGTGATGGGAAAAAATGAGATGCTGCATACATCTGGTCATGCCTATCGTGAAGAACTG GAAGAAGTGCTTAAAATTGTTAAGCCGCAACACTTTCTACCCATTCACGGAGAACTCTTATTCTTGAAAGAACATGAACTGCTGGGGAAGTCAACTGGCATTCGGCATACTGCA GTTATAAAGAACGGGGAAATGCTAGGTGTGTCACATTTGAGGAGTAGAAGGGTCCTCTCAAACGGCTTTTCTTCCCTGGGTAAACAGAATCTGCAG TTGATGTACAATGATGGTGACAAAGCATTTGGTACAGCAGCTGAACTGTGCATTGACGAAAGAATGAGGATAGCTTTTGATGGAATTATAGTGGTCAG TATGGAAATTTTGCGCCCTCAAGCAACGGATGATTCAGTCGAGAAGGctttaaaaggaaaaataagAATTACTACACGATGCTTATGGCTTGACAAAGGAAAACTCTTAGACGCACTTCATAAAGCGGCGCATGCTGCACTGTCGAGCTGTCCTGTAAATTGCCCTCTGGCCCACATGGAAAGAATAGTTTCTGAAGGTTTGAGAAAAATTGTGAGGAAATACAGCAGCAAAAGACCTGAAGTCATTGCAATTGCGTTTGAAAATCCAGTTGCAGTTGTAGCTGATGAGATCAATGCAAAACTATCTGGGAAGTGGCATATTAATTCTGAGATTTCAACTTCGAGAAAATCGGTCGATGGGCAGATAAATAAGAGACAACCTATTGATTTACTTGAGGAAGATGGAAACAGCCTTGCAATTGCGAGAAACACCACAGAACTAGAATTGGAAG TTAATAATGAGACAGTTCCTCACGAAGACGAAATGATGTCTGATTCTGACTTGCCTGAGAGTGCTCCCAGTGCTGACGAGTCTGAAGATTTCTGGAAGTCATTTTTAACCTCATCAGTTCTCAATCAATCCAAAGGGAACGGAGATTTGCTTCCAGAAGAGGAACAAAAAGAAAAAGCCCAACAGAAAAGCATTAAACTCGATTCTGGCCTGCCAAATTCTAGTCTAAGAACCACTACGACCAcaaaaagaaacaaatggaaacCCGAAGAGGTGaagaaaattatcaaatttcgTGGGGAACTTCACAGCAGGTTCCAAGTCCTCAGGGGGCGAATGGCTCTTTGGGAAGAGATATCTTCAAATCTCTTGTCTGACGGATTTACTCGAAGTCCAGGACAGTGTAAATCTTTGTGGGCGTCTTTAGTTCAGAAATACGAG GAAAGTAAAACTGAGATGAAAATGCAGAAGAGCTGGCCATATTTTGAGGATATGAAAAAGATCTTATCTGATCGGGAGACGAAGGCATCCAAATGA